ATTTATCCTGCGTTTATCTAATATAGAATAGAGGTGAAAGCTCTAACGCATTATCCAGGTGATTCCAAATATAGATTAGAGGTGAAAGCTTTAACGCATTATCCAGCAATAAATAAGTTTTGTTCTTTAAAATATCATACGAGAAGGAGAAACCTAAAAAAAACACTAGACCACTAAACTAAAATTTGATTTACATAAAAAAATAATATCTGCATGGATGTGTCAGTCAAAGATATTTTTTTTTTTTTTTTTTTTTTTTTTAGATACCGATTATCTAAGCATAATTAAAATATGAAGACATTCAAAAACACAAAATAAAATTCAGAAAATATAGCCAAAAATATAGCTACCTAAATCAAAATCATGTTCGACAATTACATATTCAGATTCAAACCCACATGCTCAGTTTGAACTCAAATTTTTTTCTGGTTCTTAACATTATTATTTGAACCAAAATAAAAACAAAAAAAACTAAATCAAAACCAAATCATATTCATAAATAACCAAACTATTGACATATTTCTAAAACTGGAAACAAAAACCTACAACCGAACCAAATCCAACAAATAAAAAATACAATATTTATGTAAACCGAAACTTTAATATAAAAAAAATTATATATATAAATATAAATAATCTCGTGTTTTGTTCAAGTATGACAATCTTGGATGTCTAGAAAAGAGAGTATATTCTATTTGTCTAGAAAATTACATATCCATATTTAAATTGAGACGTTTGAATTGAACTCAATGTTTTATCACATTTTTAACATTGTTATTTAAATCAAATCAAAAACCAAAATAACTAAACCCAAATTTATAAATAACCAAATTATTACTATATTTTCTGAACCAACCGAAAACCAAAACTCACAAACGAACCAGAACCAATAAATCAAAAATATAATATTGACGTTAACCGAAGTATATAAAATATTATTAAATCATAAAATTTTAATTTAAAATTATGAAATTATAGATATAAATATAAATAATTTCATGCAACCGCGCAGGTGAGAATCTAGTTTGCATCGTTAAATGAATCAAATATAACAACCTTGGTATATCTATGTTTAAACATTCCAATTCATCATTTAACAGGTTTATACAATTAACATACAGAACATAATCGTATGTAACCGGTTCTGGCCACCATTTCTAATAAGTGATTAGATTTAATAATAAACATGTCCGGTTTATATAGTTATTAAAAGAAATAAGTGATCAGCATAAGACCGGTACTCATAATACTCTATGTACTAAGCACACGTCAGATACCAATCAAAATTTGACATGTAATAATCTATTCTTTCCAAAGAAAAATACAAAAAAAAAAACAGTTGAAAAAGCTTTGACGTCAATCCCATTTTTTCTGCAATTTCAAATACCTAACTACTTAATTAATCAAATTATCTTATTCTTACGTTCGTAATTAACTGTCTGGATTTCAAATTCTTTTTTTTCTCTATAATTTTTGATCTATATATTTATTTATCGGAGTAATCAACATGGAAAATATATCATTTGCTTTAAAGTACCAATTAATGTCAAGATAATGCTTAAAAGAGAACCAATCAGATAATTAATAAAACAATTGTTAGCAAGATTTGGCCCTAACAAAAAAACTCATTCGATCTTTTAGTTTTTAAATCCCTTGAATTTCTCTGATTACCACTATCACGTTCATGTCATCATCTATAACTTCCAAATCATGGCATGGTTTCAAACGGTTTCATCTTATATATATAATTTTCAATCAACTAATTTTTTTCTTTGTTTGCTTTTCATCTTTCTTCATCTCCATCGTTTCAATCTCCTTCACCAACCTTTTTTTACAGTACGTCTGTGTATGGACAAAAATACATACATATTTGTGAGTCTTCTACTCATATTCTATTTTATATTTTCTTTATATTAATATCCTTTAATTTTTTAGTGTGATTTAGACTGTTGATGTCACTTGAGTATACTGATGTCTAAGAACTTCATTCTTCAAAAATGGAAAATAAGAGCATGTCTGCAAATGAGGTAATAATATGTACATTCCACTCTATTATATAAAGAATTTGCTATTTACAACTCAGTTTTAAACGGCTTATCCTTAGATAGATAAATAAGTTAATAAAAAATTTCTAATTACTGGAAGCTAATAGACTCTTTGCATGTTTTGGTGATGATTCCAAAGAAAAATGAGTAAAATGGAGCAGCAATACAAATTTTATGGAAAAGGTATTTGAGAAGGTGACTAGACTTCCCAAGAATATGAAGTTCGATGACGTTACCAAATTATTATTTTGCTGGAGACATAACAAAAGAAATGATGTCTAGACTCTCGATGGGAAATGTAACTGATTTTGTAAAACCAGCAGTTCCATTCTTACTCGCTTTTCACTACCACGATTCAAATTTGTATTACAAACTCGCTTTAAGTTGGATTACCTACAAGCATTGATCTTCATTGTAAGAAATTACGGTATTATTTATAGTTTTTAACGATGAATTTGTGATCCATGATTACCAAGTTTCTTTTTTCAGTGTTCATAATTTTCTTGACCAAAGGTTTTTAAAAATTAAATTGGTGACTTTTTGAGTTCTTTTTTACATGACATCAATAATTTTACCATAATAGTCTCTGAAAAAAGTTTTTTTTATCAAATTATAACAAATAATTAATTTTTGGGCCTAATTGGTTTATGTGGCCGATGTTTCTTGATTCAATGGATTATTTTTTTCTTCCAATATTAGTTTCGATTTCCCTATTTTTACACACTGTAGATTCAAAGATGAATATTGTGTTTAACATTATTACCCTTAAACATGTAGAACTGATTGTTTGCAAAAAAAACATGTAGAGCTGATACATGTTAAAATTAGATTTTAGTTTTTATGTAGATGAAAAGGAATTCTTTGCCTGTACGCAGTACGGGACTGAATACTAGTTATATCTAATACATTAGTAGCTATTCAACCGGTTCTTAGAATGTGATACTTGCTAAACTTCATACACTAGAAGAAACCAAAAAATCTTATAGAAGTTGGCCTTTTTCTCCATAGGGGAAAAATGCCAAGTGTCACAACTCCATAGGTTACGTATTATTTTTAATGGTTTTGGTTGGGCTTTAATTTAGATTAAAGGCCCAGAGTTGACCTACTTTCCTTCGTCTGTTCCCCTTTGCAGCTTCGAAAGTCTGCGACTAAAAGTGTTTTTGATCGTCAATGACCTTTATGATCTCTGATCAAAACTGTAAAGTCATAATTTAGATGGCTTCATATCCTTTTCGATCATCTCTTTTTTTTTTTGATAGTTTGTTCTGTGTGGATTTTGGCTTTCATGAACGACCTTATATGATTCTATGTCTGCGATGAGGATTGTTTGATAGATTGAAGCTTTATTAATTACCTCCCAAGCTTCAATCTTTGTTTTGTTTTGTGTTTTTTTTCTTTGCTACACTCATGGTGATTACTCCCTAACAAAATTTCGATATATAAATATATATATAAATCAAAACAAACATTAGAGCGGTTGTACAGATCGAGGTCTTACTGGTGTTAATTCTACATTTTCTCGTGACGACAACTCAGCAGTTTTAAAACAAATATAGTAACATTAATCATGAGAAGAAGATAACAAATACTACACCGTTTCATCATGATACTTGATATTTTGTAATAGTACAGAAAGATTAATAAAATTGCATTTTCTTCAAAAAAATATTTTAAAGATATAATTTTAAAATCAGTTAACCAATTATAAAAAGACTGTAAAATCTAATTGGTTGAACAGTTTCTAATAAAATTAAAATTAACTTTAAAATCTCAAAACTTCCTTAAAATCTCAAAACTTCAAGTAAATTGAAACAAAACAAACCTTCTAAAACATCATCTATATTAAAACGGAGGGGGTAACAGATTATTATCTCAGCCCTGAAGAAAATTGTTACCTCGTCAAATATCAACCATAGCTGGAGTTAGAAATAGGGCCGAAACTAAGCACATCCACTTGAAACATTGGTCATGGCCTCTAAAATTTTGAAAAGTTTTTTATACAGAAATAGGCTTCTAACTTAAGCAAAAAAAATTTATAAAATTTCTTACAAACATGTTTTAAACTCCCGGAATTTCAGATCCCGTCTCCTTATTCCACCAAACACAGTTTTTAGGACTACTTATCTTGAGATGCGTAACATCATTTAAAAAAAAAAACAGAGGCATGTATGCTTAAATCTCTGCTAATCTCTCTGTAATGTGTTCTTGTTTTTCCTTTTTCCTTGGAAATGTTTCTTTAGGATTACAGCACTGCGATTTCCTTGGAATAGTGGTTAAGGTTAAAGGTATTTACACTCAGGTCTGGGATTCGAATCCCAGACTATGCAATTCCTTGCATATTACGGGAAATCCAAGTCTCGGAGAGTGTGATTTATTAAACAATTATGTAGACTACGAAAAAAAAGTTTACAAGGGATCTTCAACATGGTGCAAGTAAATTTGGTCAGATGTGGATCTTCATAGGACGGCTCAAGTGATGCAGTTAGGCGTAAGTCCTCGTAAGGTAGGTAGTATTGTCGGTTATTGAATCATCTATGTAACTTTTTTCATATTATAATTGTAATATCATGAGCGCGTAAAAAAAACAGATTACTAAGTAAAAAAAAAAACAGATTACTAAAGTGTAAAAATGAGGCGACCAAGGGATATATGAAAGAGACAGAGTTGGTTCCTAGAATGCTCCAGATTTGGGATATGGGGGATGTCTCTATCTCTTTCTCATCCCCACTTGTCTCCCAATCTTTTTCTATCTAGCATTCAAACCAATTTCCAAATCTTACTAATCCATGTCTCAGACCAGAAAAATAATTTTTGATTTTTTTCCTACTTATCATATTTAAATAATCTAAATTTTTTTTTTCTCGGCATATGTAACATTTTAAGCAGATTCATATATCTACTTCGAAAGTTTAACAATATTTTAAATTAAAGTTGAAAATATATTTATACGAAAAGAGAAAGTGTGAACCCACAAACATGGCACAGAATCAAACATATATATCTTCGCTTATAATTCTCAGCTAGCGGCGCCGCTCTCTCTTTTCTTGCTTTCAAAGCTCATCTTCCTTCTTCCCTATCCTCTCATTTTCCTCTTTCATTTTTATTTATATATTACCAAAAGAGAATACTTTTCCATTTTATAATTTCTCCTTACCACAGTTGGATTACGAAAGGTCCTTCCCTCCTCCATATCTTTCCATTTTATACAACCCATACCAACCTCTTCATACTCTTCTTCCTCCTTTTTAATCATTTACATAAAAATCCAAACCAAAAACTGTAATAAACAAATCATAAAAGAAAAGAAAAAAAATGAAAGGTGAAGGTAACGAGATGTTTCCAAAGCTCCCTCAAAACCACTCACTCTCCTCTCACTTCAACCTCCCAGCAACCATCGCCGTCGATGACTCCTCCATCGAAGTCGTCCGTCGACCACGTGGCAGACCACCAGGTTCCAAAAACAAACCAAAACCACAAGTTTACGTCACACGCGACACTGAGCCTCCTATGAGTCCTTACATCCTCGAAGTACCTTCGGGAAACGACGTCGTTGAAGCCATCAACCGCTTCTGCCGCAGAAAATCCATCGGCGTGTGCGTTCTCAGTGGCTCTGGCTCCGTCGCCAACATCACCTTACGTCAGCCTTCTCCCGCAGCTCCTGGCTCAACCATAACTTTCCACGGAAAGTTCGATCTCCTCTCCGTCTCCGCTACTTTCCTCCCTCCGCCGCCTCGTACCTCCTTGTCTCCTCCCGTTGCCAATTTCTTCACTGTCTCTCTTGCCGGACCCCAAGGACAGATTATCGGGGGATTCGTCGCCGGCCCGCTAATTTCCGCCGGAACAGTTTACGTCATCGCCGCTAGCTTCAACAACCCGTCGTATCACCGGTTACCGGCGGAAGAAGAGCATAGGCACTCGATTTCAGCGAGGGCAGGAGAAGGAGACGGCCAATCTCCGCCGGTATCTGGAGGCGGTGGAGAGTCAGAACACGTGGCGGTTAGAGGAGAAGAGTCTTGTGGGGTATCCATGTACAGTTGCCACATGGGTACTCATGGCTCTGATGTTATTTGGGCCCCAACCGCAAGGGCTCCACCGCCTTACTGACCAATCTTTCACCAAGAGTCTCTCTGGCTTTCTGCTTTTGATATCGAAGAGTCATCTCCTTTTGCTTTATATCTTCTCTAGCTTTTTTTTTTTGGACAACATCTTCTCTAGCTTTTAATGTCAGAATTTGACTCTCTACGATCTTACTCGCGATTTTGTGTTGTTTTAGCTTAGTTACAAGTTTCACATTTAAATAAATTTTATTATATACCTCCAACCCCCAAGTTTCTTCCACTATATTTTAGGTGATATTAAACTAAAAATTGTGGCTCTTAATGATTAATTTCCATTATTTAGCAAAAAAAAAAAGAAGATTCTTTTCCATTTTTTTATGGTATTGCATCAATATGTTGGTTTATTGGATCTCCAGAAATGGATGTATAATAGTGGTGTTACTAATCTTGTTAGAGTGAATTAATGGATTTAATTATTTTAAAGTGAACTAGTCCAAAAGTATTTTTGGCACTTTGCTAAAATTAACTTAAAATTTGAATTTCCGTGAAAATATATTTTCTAAATTTAATCAATTGTAAAAGTAGTTTACAAGGACAAATTTTTTTGAGCAATTTAAGTTGATTTAAAAAGTTCATTCAGAACAATGAAATTTTCCAATTTTTTTTTAAAAAAAATTCTATTTATGTTTTAATCTTAAAATTACTTTAAAATTTTTCGTAATTATTATGATGAAAATAAATAAAATTATGTAAACATAACCAAATATAAATTGTGTAGATTTAATAATAATGATTTTTTCTACATAAATGAAGGACCATAAATGGTAATTATGATTGTCTATTGGTTATATCTCGGTCGATCACCACTGCATTTAGAGATAAAAGTTTTCATTTGGACAATGGAATGATCCAGAAATTTTAGACAGTTTAATAGTCAGAGATACAAACTTTCATTTGGACAATGGAATATAAGAAGAATCTTAGACAGTTTAATGTGATATTTGTAATGGATTGCTCTCAGCTGCTGAAGAAGATTTTGGAATCAGAAGAAAACATTTGTAAGTTATTTGGAAGACATGTCATCTCTGAAAAAAAGTTTCAACAACTCAAACATCATTCATATTTCTAAGATGCAAAATTTAAGGAAGGACAATCTCACACGCAGTGCAAAATAGCAATCATTGGTCTATATAGATGCGGAATTAACAATCTGATTTACATAGTTTATATGAGTCTGTAAATTTTTCTCACAAAAAAAATTGGTTATAATTTGGTATTATGTGTTTAAATATATTTATATTTACGGTTAGATTTTGGAATCATGAATAATTTTCTTAAATTAAAATTTCACATATAAATATTAAGTTTCATATAGATTATAAATTCAATATGTTGGTTATATGTTTAATGAAAAGTTTGTTGTTATGCAGTTGAGTTATTTGATTTTATAGTTTAAGTGTAAGAGACTTCATGAATCTCCAAAAAAAGTAATATCAGGCTTTTTAATAATTTTTTATAATATATGGTAAATTTAAGGTTAAAATCTTTTTTGAAAAGTTTGATAAACTGTAATTTATTATTAAACTTTTGAACTTTATAAATGTATTATAAAATATTTCCAAACAGAAATTTATTTATTTAGCTGTGTATTTTACTTTTAATTTGAACATATCCAAGATTAAACGAAACCTTAATTTACTTAAACAATATGGTGTAGAAGCCTATTTGAGTAAACTTCTTTAAGAGGTCTTTTACATCAAAATTTTATAACCTATTTGAATGTTTATTTTTATATACAAAGCAAATTTACGCATTCTCTTTTTTTTTCTTAATCTTTATAACAAAAGTGTAATATTTTTTTTTCTAATTTCTTAAGAATCTCCTAAATTCGAAGACATCAATTTCTATTTTAATGTTTCATGTATTTTTCATAATTGTTTTTTTTACAGTTTTATAATTCTTTTGTTTTCGTTTTCCCTCCTAAAAACTATATCTATAAATTTAGATGCGCTTTGTCCAAAATAATAATAATAGATTTCAGATGTGCATATTATGCATTTTATGTGTTAAATTCGAATAAAACTATAAATTCAATAATGGCGCTGTTCGTTTGCTCACCCAGGTGATCCATCTGGGTGAAGATGCAAATCGATGTTCGTTTGTGCATTATAATGCTACATCCAGATGGATCACCCA
The DNA window shown above is from Brassica oleracea var. oleracea cultivar TO1000 chromosome C3, BOL, whole genome shotgun sequence and carries:
- the LOC106329157 gene encoding AT-hook motif nuclear-localized protein 17, whose translation is MKGEGNEMFPKLPQNHSLSSHFNLPATIAVDDSSIEVVRRPRGRPPGSKNKPKPQVYVTRDTEPPMSPYILEVPSGNDVVEAINRFCRRKSIGVCVLSGSGSVANITLRQPSPAAPGSTITFHGKFDLLSVSATFLPPPPRTSLSPPVANFFTVSLAGPQGQIIGGFVAGPLISAGTVYVIAASFNNPSYHRLPAEEEHRHSISARAGEGDGQSPPVSGGGGESEHVAVRGEESCGVSMYSCHMGTHGSDVIWAPTARAPPPY